One Fusarium falciforme chromosome 1, complete sequence genomic window carries:
- a CDS encoding Complex III subunit 9: MAITSTLYRSLFSTNYLMLATVFTAGFAWEVGFNNVMDKVWDNHNRGRQWKDIRHKFIEGGDEDEE; encoded by the exons ATG GCCATCACCAGCACCCTCTACAG GAGCCTGTTCTCCACCAACTACCTTATGCTCGCGACCGTCTTCACTGCCGGCTTCGCCTGGGAGGT GGGCTTCAACAACGTCATGGACAAGGTTTGGGACAACCACAACCGAGGC CGACAATGGAAGGACATCCGACACAAGTTCATCGAGGgcggcgacgaggatgaggaataA
- a CDS encoding E3 ubiquitin-protein ligase: MDHNMSTQEQQLCQFLAGLPAHFNYRYTEEASRELLRSLFWSLAGGSSEYMRLLFPEGRPGDTLKLSDAQGAVEGAEYTEAARGKRCGHIFKPGEANYTCRTCGTDETCCLCARCFDSTDHTGHMVRIQISVGNSGCCDCGDDEAWRNPMFCTIHSDLQAGADKGKGKEAAGLPEDLVANLQMTIGRVFDYICDVISCSPEQLRQAKTEESILEDEQSSRLSSHYYGPDAEPCNEFALILWNDEKHTVQEVQDQVARACRKSRRAAAENAWETDAIGRSILTYSSEIDRLLHMATIMEAIRVTVTIRSARDTFREQMCGTLVEWLSDISGCTVGHDTHILRRTVCEEVMKPWRQGSAATHTLGLIDDEEEDDQAVANRRRFDGMNARFILALQAAAGGNGLQIEIDDDDDDDDDDDEDDDLDADMDDQGHHSPSSSVAGGDEDEDDDVMMVDRGEVGDLGVNWRDNDQALEEDEATMAGYPPPPPPPPAQAQAQAQGQTQGQTQTRTTTRDREATPSDSDTAEPLVAPSIYAKANAEIPKTPGKTEKLTARPGRYWIETPTIYTQRENVPPAEDVFRRVRLDWLLVFDLRMWKKVRNDLRALYISTVVQIPEFKRVLALRFASLYTILAQLYLVGDREPDHSIINLSLQMLTTPSITAEVVERGNFMTSLLAILYTFLTTRQVGHPWDVSPDAVLAFESGSVTNRRMYHFYQDLKYLFGAPHVQERVRCEPRYLMQFLDLVKLHQCIGPNVRAVVEHVEYEADSWITASLVTRQINLQARNLAEAFRNCPSDEIHYLQRAIRFTAKTVILNSIGAERHRFKQGEIKDEVQFKNLSDFEFDTEAASYDVVKFVVEKDAISFHHALHYTLSWLIECGRSLPASTMRTLMSFTQQELKSKPKLMGRPQVPRKDFTSEDYLIAAFDFPLRVCAWLAQIKANMWVRNGISLRHQASTYRGVGQRDVSHHRDIFLLQTALVVCNPSRVLASIIDRFGMESWVKGLFELKSEAQDDAQHLDVVEDMIHLLIVLLSDRTSLISSEDETKSRLLAMRRDITHVLCFKPLSFNEICNKLPEKYQEQEDFHRVLDEMATFKPPEGVSDVGTFELRPEFIEEIDPYIAHYNKNQREESEMAYRKKMAKRTGKTAEEIVYEPKARTVPSGLFENLGAFTSTGMFAQVIYYSLLYPLVANKFTPSVPFTRLETFLQVVLHLILIAILEDKTSDDDMSEESTKSFVYIALTKFGRSNFMPEAQSSRTIVSLLNMMSTKDEFKAVHPKIALVLKRLRQKRPRTFETAYVNLGVSVDRINTASPANTSAEEERERRKKAALSRQAKVMAQFQQQQKSFMENQAAFDWGSDLDEDEEEEEQTEDRKHNWKYPVGTCILCQEEPDDRHLYGTFALFNESRILRQTDFQDPDFVREASQTPCSLDRSAEEVRPFGIAHENRRMVEKINVQGETFLAERQTIGKGFPSNVCLPGPVASGCGHMMHYRCFEVYYEATVRRHAHQIARHHPEDTRRNEFVCPLCKALGNAFVPIIWKGIDESYPGYLQSQGPFEDFLEKQMGSAYWIGGSKAPEDEPSFPDMYTPSLPGSLVESLLPAQTQAETSWGREDAEAQSSAVGTPVSYAFSDLNTPEQSHAQPAATDGSQLMVELLAAYRRLRNTLRMNGLRTSHIIDSKGDNAGELCASDTLVKAVGFTISSVEVQQRGVEAQPGMSLLEKIPEHILTHLRVLSETVSSYIAVGAQNSGAESKIDAEFKKDSERQHCQLFMSRYFGTGTPYARRPLDVYPPLLSMDSFLFLVECSYGLVPAQKAEISHVLRLCYLAELVKLVYHMGRNIPVASWVGNLTNRQTQDPAINNFADFALAVTKCGLEFHAAQFPEGVEFGENRGFQQPGVDTLESWYTFAKKYALTFLRKSLIFLYVKYGVDFNSHISPAPEADELERLTESLRVPSFDEMCAAITDNAAACGWPQTTSSLVSGWVKHQVMWPGDSSDMPRSAMMSHPGIFELIGLPKNYDALIDEATRRKCPTTGKELADPVICLFCGELSCSQGTCCQKTDTSSDRIEYTKIGGAQQHMRRCQRNIGVFLNVRKCSIVYLFRLSGSFTPAPYIDKYGETDPQLRHGRQLFLNQKRYDSMIRNTVLNHGVPSLISRKLEAEINNGGWDTL; encoded by the exons ATGGATCACAACATGTCGacgcaggagcagcagctctGCCAGTTCTTGGCGGGGCTGCCCGCCCACTTCAACTATCGATACACCGAGGAGGCCTCGCGGGAGCTGCTGCGGAGCTTGTTCTGGTCTCTGGCGGGCGGCAGCAGCGAATACATGCGTCTGCTCTTCCCCGAGGGCAGGCCTGGGGATACCCTCAAACTCAGTGACGCCCAAGGTGCTGTCGAGGGTGCCGAATACACCGAGGCTGCGCGGGGGAAACGATGCGGGCACATCTTCAAGCCTGGCGAGGCGAACTACACATGCCGGACCTGCGGCACCGACGAGACCTGCTGCTTGTGTGCACGCTGCTTCGATTCGACCGATCACACCGGGCACATGGTTCGGATACAGATTTCTGTGGGAAACAGCGGCTGCTGCGATTGCGGAGACGACGAGGCCTGGCGGAATCCCATGTTCTGCACCATCCACTCCGACCTGCAGGCGGGCGCCGATAaagggaagggaaaggaGGCAGCTGGCCTGCCCGAGGATCTCGTGGCGAACCTACAGATGACCATCGGCCGGGTCTTTGACTATATCTGCGACGTCATCTCTTGCTCACCGGAGCAGCTACGCCAAGCCAAGACTGAGGAGTCGATACTCGAGGATGAACAGTCTTCACGTTTGTCCTCACACTACTATGGCCCAGACGCCGAGCCGTGCAACGAGTTTGCGCTTATCCTGTGGAATGACGAGAAGCACACCGTTCAGGAGGTGCAGGACCAGGTCGCAAGGGCCTGCCGCAAGAGCCGGAGGGCTGCAGCCGAGAATGCTTGGGAGACAGATGCCATAGGACGGAGCATCTTGACATATTCATCCGAGATTGACCGACTCCTACACATGGCGACTATAATGGAGGCGATAAGAGTAACGGTCACGATTCGATCTGCAAGAGATACCTTTCGAGAGCAGATGTGTGGAACCCTCGTGGAATGGCTGAGTGACATCTCCGGCTGCACCGTCGGCCATGATACTCACATTCTTCGTCGCACCGTCTGCGAGGAAGTCATGAAGCCATGGCGTCAGGGCAGCGCGGCAACTCATACGCTGGGCCTtatcgacgatgaggaggaggatgaccaGGCAGTTGCGAACCGACGCCGGTTCGACGGCATGAATGCGCGtttcatcttggccttgcaagctgctgctggaggcaATGGTCTTCAAATAGAaattgacgacgacgacgacgacgacgacgacgatgacgaagacgacgatctCGACGCCGATATGGACGACCAAGGCCATCATTCCCCGTCCAGTTCCGTGGCTGGGGgtgacgaagatgaagatgacgatgtgATGATGGTAGATCGAGGAGAAGTTGGAGATCTTGGCGTCAACTGGAGAGACAACGACCAGGCTctggaagaagacgaggcCACCATGGCTGGAtatcctccccctcctccacctcccccTGCTCAGGCCCAGGCCCAGGCCCAGGGGCAGACTCAGGGGCAGACTCAGACTCGTACTACAACGCGAGATAGAGAAGCGACACCCTCCGACTCGGATACGGCCGAGCCCCTCGTCGCACCCTCGATCTACGCCAAAGCAAATGCTGAAATCCCAAAGACGCCTGGCAAGACCGAGAAACTGACAGCTCGACCTGGACGCTACTGGATCGAGACACCCACAATTTACACACAGCGTGAGAATGTGCCCCCGGCCGAGGATGTCTTTCGACGTGTCCGTCTCGACTGGCTTCTAGTTTTCGATCTGCGCATGTGGAAGAAAGTTAGGAATGATCTTCGGGCCCTATACATATCCACTGTTGTCCAGATTCCCGAGTTCAAGCGAGTGTTGGCTCTCAGATTCGCGAGCTTGTACACGATTCTAGCTCAGCTCTACCTGGTTGGAGACCGAGAACCGGACcactccatcatcaacctctctCTTCAGATGCTGACGACTCCCTCAATCACCGCCGAGGTTGTTGAACGCGGAAACTTCATGACCAGCCTGCTGGCGATTCTCTACACCTTCCTAACAACGCGTCAAGTCGGACACCCCTGGGATGTGTCTCCTGACGCCGTCCTCGCCTTCGAGAGTGGCTCTGTAACCAACAGGCGAATGTATCATTTCTACCAGGACTTGAAATACTTGTTTGGTGCGCCTCATGTCCAAGAGCGCGTGCGATGCGAGCCCCGGTACCTCATGCAgttccttgatcttgtcaagCTTCACCAGTGCATTGGCCCCAATGTTCGAGCGGTGGTCGAGCATGTGGAATACGAGGCCGACTCATGGATCACTGCCTCGCTTGTGACAAGACAGATCAACCTGCAGGCTCGAAACCTCGCCGAGGCATTCCGCAACTGTCCATCTGACGAGATTCATTACCTCCAACGAGCCATCCGCTTCACAGCAAAGACGGTGATCCTCAACTCGATCGGTGCAGAACGCCACCGGTTCAAGCAGGGTGAAATCAAGGATGAGGTTCAGTTCAAGAATCTCAGCGACTTTGAGTTCGATACCGAGGCTGCTTCTTATGACGTGGTCAAGTTTGTCGTCGAGAAGGATGCCATTAGCTTCCATCACGCCCTTCACTACACCCTGTCCTGGCTCATTGAGTGCGGACGATCGCTTCCTGCCTCCACCATGAGAACTCTGATGAGCTTCACGCAGCAGGAGCTCAAGTCCAAACCCAAGCTGATGGGCAGGCCTCAGGTGCCAAGAAAAGACTTCACCTCTGAGGACTACCTCATTGCGGCCTTCGATTTCCCTCTCCGTGTATGTGCCTGGCTTGCTCAGATCAAGGCCAATATGTGGGTTAGAAACGGAATCAGCCTGCGGCACCAAGCAAGCACATACCGCGGCGTTGGTCAACGAGATGTTTCGCACCACCGAGACATATTCCTTCTGCAGACTGCCTTGGTGGTCTGCAACCCCAGCCGCGTTCTCGCGTCGATTATCGACCGCTTCGGAATGGAGAGTTGGGTTAAGGGCTTGTTTGAGCTAAAGTCGGAAGCTCAAGATGACGCCCAACACCTGGACGTGGTGGAAGACATGATCCACCTCCTGATTGTTCTTCTCAGTGATCGTACCTCGTTAATATCGTCCGAGGACGAGACCAAGTCGAGGCTTCTAGCCATGCGCCGGGACATCACTCACGTCCTGTGCTTTAAGCCCCTGTCATTCAATGAGATCTGCAACAAGCTCCCCGAGAAGTATCAGGAGCAGGAAGATTTCCATCGAGTCTTGGATGAAATGGCTACCTTCAAGCCGCCCGAGGGTGTTTCTGATGTTGGCACATTTGAGTTGCGTCCCGAGTTCATTGAGGAGATCGATCCCTACATCGCACACTACAACAAGAACCAGCGAGAGGAATCCGAAATGGCGTATCgaaagaagatggccaagaggaCAGGAAAGACAGCCGAAGAGATTGTGTATGAGCCCAAGGCTCGAACAGTTCCATCGGGCTTGTTCGAGAACCTGGGCGCCTTCACCAGCACAGGCATGTTTGCCCAGGTCATCTACTACTCGCTCCTCTATCCTCTAGTGGCCAACAAGTTTACCCCTTCGGTTCCATTCACCCGGCTAGAGACTTTCCTACAGGTGGTTCTGCATCTCATCCTGATTGCCATTCTGGAGGACAAGACGAGTGACGATGACATGAGCGAGGAGTCGACAAAGTCGTTTGTCTACATTGCTCTTACCAAGTTTGGCCGCAGCAACTTTATGCCCGAAGCACAAAGCTCCAGAACTATCGTGTCCCTCTTGAACATGATGTCTACCAAGGACGAGTTCAAGGCGGTTCATCCCAAGATTGCACTCGTTCTCAAACGATTGCGACAGAAGCGCCCCCGTACGTTCGAGACAGCGTACGTCAACCTCGGGGTCTCGGTTGATCGCATCAACACGGCCTCACCAGCAAACACttctgctgaggaggagcgggagaggagaaagaaggcGGCGCTAAGTCGCCAGGCCAAGGTCATGGCGCAGttccaacagcaacagaAGAGCTTCATGGAGAACCAGGCAGCGTTCGACTGGGGTTCGGAcctggatgaagatgaagaggaagaagagcagaCAGAAGACCGGAAACACAACTGGAAATATCCCGTTGGAACTTGCATATTGTGCCAGGAAGAGCCAGACGACCGGCACCTCTACGGAACGTTTGCCCTTTTCAACGAGAGCCGGATCCTTCGGCAGACAGACTTCCAGGACCCCGACTTTGTCCGCGAAGCATCACAAACGCCTTGCAGTCTCGACCGATCTGCTGAGGAGGTCAGGCCATTCGGTATTGCCCATGAAAACAGGAGGATGGTGGAGAAGATCAACGTCCAGGGCGAAACTTTCCTCGCGGAACGACAAACTATTGGTAAAGGATTCCCGTCCAACGTCTGCCTTCCAGGTCCCGTAGCCAGCGGTTGTGGGCATATGATGCACTACCGCTGCTTCGAGGTCTACTATGAAGCAACAGTGAGGCGTCACGCTCATCAGATCGCCAGACATCATCCTGAGGACACCCGTCGGAATGAGTTTGTGTGCCCTCTATGCAAGGCGCTTGGAAACGCATTCGTGCCCATCATCTGGAAGGGGATAGACGAGTCGTACCCAGGCTACCTTCAGTCTCAAGGTCCCTTTGAGGACTTCCTGGAGAAGCAGATGGGCTCCGCTTACTGGATCGGCGGAAGCAAAGCGCCCGAGGATGAGCCATCGTTCCCCGACATGTACACTCCTAGTCTTCCTGGAAGCCTTGTCGAGTCTCTACTACCAGCCCAGACTCAGGCCGAGACTTCATGGGGAAGGGAGGACGCCGAGGCGCAGTCATCAGCCGTGGGCACACCCGTCAGTTACGCATTCTCTGACCTGAATACGCCTGAGCAGAGCCATGCTCAGCCAGCTGCTACGGATGGTAGCCAGTTGATGGTAGAGCTGCTAGCAGCATATCGTCGACTGCGAAACACTCTTCGCATGAACGGCCTCCGCACCAGTCACATCATCGACTCCAAGGGCGACAACGCTGGCGAGCTCTGCGCCAGTGATACACTAGTCAAGGCCGTGGGCTTCACCATCTCTTCCGTGGAAGTCCAGCAGCGAGGAGTGGAAGCTCAACCGGGCATGAGCCTTTTGGAAAAGATTCCTGAGCATATTCTCACACACTTGCGAGTCTTGTCAGAGACAGTTTCGTCGTACATTGCGGTCGGGGCACAGAATAGCGGAGCTGAAAGCAAGATTGATGCCGAGTTCAAGAAGGATAGCGAGAGACAACATTGCCAGCTCTTCATGTCACGGTACTTTGGAACCGGCACGCCGTATGCTCGACGGCCATTGGATGTATATCCGCCTCTGCTGAGCATGGATtcgttcttgttcttggtcgAGTGCTCGTACGGGCTGGTACCGGCACAGAAAGCCGAGATCTCGCACGTTCTTCGACTGTGCTACCTGGCGGAGCTTGTGAAGCTCGTATATCATATGGGCCGAAACATTCCTGTTGCCAGCTGGGTTGGCAATCTCACCAACAGGCAAACTCAAGATCCAGCCATCAACAACTTTGCCGACTTTGCCCTCGCCGTAACCAAGTGCGGCCTCGAGTTCCATGCAGCGCAGTTCCCGGAGGGCGTCGAGTTTGGCGAAAACCGAGGGTTCCAGCAGCCTGGCGTGGATACGCTGGAGAGTTGGTACACGTTTGCAAAGAAGTACGCACTCACGTTCCTGAGGAAGagtctcatcttcctctacGTCAAGTACGGCGTGGACTTCAACAGCCACATCTCGCCAGCGCCAGAGGCGGATGAACTGGAGCGCCTGACTGAGAGTCTCCGCGTTCCCAGCTTTGACGAGATGTGTGCCGCCATCACAGATAACGCGGCTGCTTGCGGCTGGCCCCAAACGACGTCATCTCTTGTGTCGGGATGGGTCAAGCATCAGGTCATGTGGCCAGGCGACAGCAGTGACATGCCTCGGTCAGCCATGATGAGCCATCCTGGTATATTCGAGCTTATTGGCCTACCCAAGAACTACGACGCCCTCATTGACGAGGCGACGAGGCGGAAGTGCCCGACGACAGGCAAGGAACTCGCGGATCCCGTCATCTGTCTCTTCTGCGGCGAGCTCTCGTGCAGCCAGGGCACATGCTGCCAAAAGACAGACACCTCTTCTGACCGTATAGAGTACACCAAGATTGGTGGCGCGCAGCAACATATGCGCAG GTGTCAACGAAACATTGGAGTTTTCCTCAACGTGCGCAAGTGTTCGATAGTGTACCTCTTCCGTCTGTCGGGGTCCTTCACACCAGCGCCATACATCGACAAGTATGGAGAGACGGATCCGCAGCTGCGTCATGGGCGACAGCTCTTCCTCAACCAGAAGCGATATGACTCGATGATCCGCAACACGGTGCTCAATCACGGGGTGCCGAGCTTGATCAGCCGGAAGTTGGAGGCGGAGATCAACAATGGCGGATGGGATACTCTGTAG